The nucleotide window gtttttttttatttttccttttaaaataatatatatacaaacgtaataaattcttatatataaatacgtatttatataataaaaaaaatatttcataaaaggatattgtaatataagaataattattttcataaagaaaaataaattcaaataaaaggtgaaaattttttattttaacaataattcctttttttaaatgttattatttaaaaatttttttttttttttatcttttaatcTGAATAGAAACAAATAGAAATTACACTATATCTACTTgaaagaatattatatatattaaatatacatgaagaaaaaaaatatttgaaatattcctccaaaaataaataattattttatatatttatgaattAGTAATcaaaatgtatattattatatttatatatttttttatttttgacttttatttataaaataaaaaaatatatatataaaataaacataatattaaattattatatttaaaaataaaaagatataagTGAATGCATATgcattatattattatttatatatagaatataaCATCTTTATACagattattatttatcaacatatatttcatatatatatatatatatatatattatatatgtgtaaatGGCCCCATTTCTGATCCATGCTAAAATAcctatttatttattatgatcttttatgaaaaaataaaaatactaGTAGAATTCATTATGTAATCTCATATGCATCtcaattaaaaaaaaataagatggggacatataatacatatataatatatatataaaatattataataataatattaagtTATAAggtttttttattattttttatttttttttattaatataataatataataaataatattataatttataaattatatttttctttttcttttttttcatataaattaaaaaaaattcattactttccaaaattaaaattattataaaatttataattctctcttttgtaatattttattttcttaatataatatttttttaatattcaatcttataaaaaaactttatattccttttatattattttattttaaataaaatataaacatattatacctactttaaaaaaaatggcTCATGTAATAACTCGTATTAATGCCCGTGAAATTTTAGGTATAGATATtttaatgttatatattttttcactttgtatatataaataccttattatatgtttttaaataaatgtatattcAAAGAActatattcatttttaacttttttattttatattataagaatgaatatgatagataaataaagatatatatatatatatatatatatatatatatatatatttatatttatacattaacgtattaatatgtttattttgtGAATCCTCGTgatatttctttataaatatgtattcTATAGttaacatataataatacatacgtatataataagaatagCATAAGAatagaattttttttttttttttaatatctgaacatacataattaaatgtgaaaattatttacaatatatatatatatatatatatatatattacattttcaCAAATATGTGTatcttatttattttctgttgttatatttttttttatatatagattCTAGAGGAAACCCAACTGTAGAAGTTGACTTAGAGACCAACTTAGGTATTTTCAGAGCTGCCGTACCATCTGGTGCCTCCACTGGTATTTATGAAGCCTTAGAATTAAGAGATAATGACAAGAGCAGGTACTTAGGAAAGGGTGTTCAAAAAGCTATCAAGAACATTAATGAAATTATTGCTCCAAAATTAATTGGAATGAATTGTACTgaacaaaagaaaattgACAATTTAATGGTTGAAGAATTAGATGGAAGTAAAAATGAATGGGGATGGTCAAAAAGTAAATTAGGAGCTAATGCTATTTTAGCTATATCCATGGCTGTATGTAGAGCTGGTGCAGCTGCTAATAAAGTATctttatacaaatatttgGCACAATTAGCTGGAAAGAAAAGTGACCAAATGGTATTACCAGTACCTTGTTTAAACGTTATCAATGGAGGATCCCATGCAGGAAACAAATTATCTTTCCAAGAATTTATGATAGTGCCAGTTGGTGCTCCATCATTTAAAGAAGCCTTAAGATATGGTGCTGAAGTATACCATACCTTAAAATcagaaattaaaaagaaatatggTATTGATGCAACCAATGTAGGTGATGAAGGTGGATTTGCtccaaatatattaaacgCTAATGAAGCTCTTGATTTATTAGTAACTGCCATTAAATCAGCTGGTTATGAAGGAAAGGTTAAAATTGCTATGGATGTTGCAGCTTCTGAATTTTACAACAGTGAAAACAAAACATACGATTTAGATTTCAAAACTCCAAATAATGACAAATCATTAGTTAAGACTGGAGCTCAATTAGTTGACTTATATATTGATTTAGTAAAGAAATATCCAATTGTTTCTATTGAAGATCCATTTGATCAAGATGATTGGGAAAATTATGCTAAATTAACAGCAGCTATTGGAAAGGATGTTCAAATTGTTGGTGATGATTTATTAGTTACAAACCCAACCAGAATTACTAAAGCTCTTGAAAAAAATGCTTGCAATGCCTTACTTCTTAAAGTTAACCAAATCGGTTCTATTACTGAAGCCATTGAAGCTTGCTTATTATCTCAAAAAAATAACTGGGGTGTTATGGTTTCTCACAGATCTGGTGAAACTGAAGATGTTTTTATTGCTGATTTAGTTGTTGCTTTAAGAACCGGACAAATCAAAACAGGAGCACCATGCAGAAGTGAAAGAAACGCCAAATATAACCAATTATTAAGAATTGAAGAATCTTTAGGAAACAATGCTGTTTTTGCTGGAGAAAAATTTAGATTAcaattaaattaaaaaatataataaaataaaatttatatatttatacatttctttattttataattttacatatatatacatatatatatatatatatataatttatatgttaaaagagagaattataatataaaatgcatataaaaaaatatgttcttttgtaatatatatatatatatatatatatatatatatatatatttacatatttatatttatgtgtgtatttcttttatgcatgtataaattttaattaagAGAAAGTAggtattaattttatattttgaccttttttttataaactTATAACAAAACATATGATTAAACTGTacaagaaaaatataacattttgCACGATACTTATACATTTTACgtgcatatatatatatatatatatatatatatatatatatatatatatacatgtatatattatatatttacttatGTCCAACGTTATTTTGAACAACCTTTTGTTATAATTCTTTCATTTGTTTTAATAACCTTTGGAATATTTAATACTATCATACAATTAAAgagtatatattaataattatttgcTTTAAATAGCACataattgtatataaatatcatatcctttatataacattttaaccattttttatttcctctttttgtatttataaatcgataaattaaaataaaataaatatttcctttatacaaatatggtttcatatattgtatttcttaaaataatacaacATTTGTTACTGATAAAGAacactttttttattttattttattttatcttttttttttttttttttttttttttgggtGGGGGAGTTTAaggatatttttttttacgCATGAAAGGGATATGTTAATtccatataataatatgagataatttataagtaatatatataaaataaatttaaaaatcattaaaaagaaaaattaaatattacaaatatattatattctatttattataaaattatgaaaataactcatgtttcatttattttatttttcttctctATTTTTTGAgtgaaataaaaaaaaaaaaaaaaaaattacggaaaaagataaagatcaaatattataatgaattttttttttctttccttatatatatatatatatatatatatatatatataaatgaacatTCTACAAATGTTATAACAGTTTCACNNNNNNNNNNNNNNNNNNNNNNNNNNNNNNNNNNNNNNNNNNNNNNNNNNNNNNNNNNNNNNNNNNNNNNNNNNNNNNNNNNNNNNNNNNNNNNNNNNNNtatatatataaataattcagaacaatatttaaatacacattatcttattttttttcttttttttttactattTAAAATCCctcaagaaaaaaaaaaaaaaaaaaaaaaagaacatgTAAAAACATGTAATATGTTTTGCGATATTACACATTAATTAAAATAGTgtattatttgttatttgTTTCAAATTTGGGGATATAATgtaattaaatatatatatatatgtaaaataaaagttatatatatttttattttcccttctttttaaataacgtcaaaaaattatagaaCAAATAGCAagattttattaatatacatgttcacattatataaaaaatattttatgaaatttattataaaaagtttgtttttgtttttttctccTACACAATTGataattgtttttttttttttttttttttagtttttaaattttacatatatgtttatgaatcacttattttttttgttccAATATAAACtataatttgtttataaagagtatcaaaaaattaatgGAATGAATATAGGTAATTAttgattttatatatatatatttttttttctttctttatGTGTTCATAAAATAGTTACAACAATGCAACATGTTTCggataaaatattttaaaaaaaaattgcttaatatgtatactatatgaacaaattaacattattatatgtaaataatatatgtgcTTTATATAGAACACATAAAAGATGTGTACCATAACATgtacatacatacatacatacatacatacgTACGTACctatatgtatatatatatatatatatatatatatttatttattcatttatacattgtct belongs to Plasmodium reichenowi strain SY57 chromosome 10, whole genome shotgun sequence and includes:
- a CDS encoding enolase, putative — its product is MAHVITRINAREILDSRGNPTVEVDLETNLGIFRAAVPSGASTGIYEALELRDNDKSRYLGKGVQKAIKNINEIIAPKLIGMNCTEQKKIDNLMVEELDGSKNEWGWSKSKLGANAILAISMAVCRAGAAANKVSLYKYLAQLAGKKSDQMVLPVPCLNVINGGSHAGNKLSFQEFMIVPVGAPSFKEALRYGAEVYHTLKSEIKKKYGIDATNVGDEGGFAPNILNANEALDLLVTAIKSAGYEGKVKIAMDVAASEFYNSENKTYDLDFKTPNNDKSLVKTGAQLVDLYIDLVKKYPIVSIEDPFDQDDWENYAKLTAAIGKDVQIVGDDLLVTNPTRITKALEKNACNALLLKVNQIGSITEAIEACLLSQKNNWGVMVSHRSGETEDVFIADLVVALRTGQIKTGAPCRSERNAKYNQLLRIEESLGNNAVFAGEKFRLQLN